From a region of the Atribacterota bacterium genome:
- the iolN gene encoding 3-dehydro-scyllo-inosose hydrolase: MEKWSFPQEGCMEKDNGMYFQTMNTKALKERLSKNDIIIIPVGSTECHAAHSPFGEDTYLVTRMAEQVATKTGCTIAQPVWYGSHPYQHVGMPGTVIIPEYVFIDYLIAVIAGLWNAGFRKQILLNGHAQEYVIPNAIHMFEKKYKVPAVIANVNWPFAAAQFLKDKEHGGPFDTPFRHACEVETSLAMALFPEFNHIENAVDTKPLSLIKGDHVDKGGDIYQRPLPGQCQVGFSAMEIRGTPEGVVGSATLADPEKARKAIETILDYLVKLHDDILEAFPPGKLPDAQLMSERPKEEIEKVLKGPLNGGISIYALE, encoded by the coding sequence ATGGAAAAGTGGAGTTTTCCTCAAGAAGGATGTATGGAAAAAGATAACGGTATGTATTTCCAGACCATGAATACAAAAGCATTGAAAGAAAGACTTTCCAAAAATGATATTATAATTATTCCGGTAGGTAGTACTGAATGCCATGCAGCACATTCTCCATTTGGAGAAGATACCTATCTGGTAACCAGAATGGCAGAGCAAGTAGCAACCAAAACAGGTTGTACCATAGCCCAGCCTGTCTGGTATGGTTCACATCCCTACCAACATGTAGGAATGCCAGGAACAGTAATTATTCCAGAATATGTTTTTATTGATTATTTAATAGCTGTTATTGCTGGATTATGGAACGCTGGTTTTCGCAAACAGATTCTATTAAATGGACATGCCCAAGAATATGTTATTCCTAACGCCATACATATGTTTGAAAAAAAGTATAAAGTACCGGCAGTTATAGCTAATGTAAACTGGCCTTTTGCTGCTGCTCAATTTCTAAAAGATAAAGAACATGGTGGCCCCTTTGATACTCCTTTCAGGCATGCCTGCGAAGTAGAAACATCTCTGGCTATGGCACTATTTCCTGAATTTAATCATATAGAAAATGCTGTGGATACTAAACCACTTAGCTTGATTAAAGGGGATCATGTGGATAAAGGCGGAGATATTTATCAAAGACCATTGCCTGGACAATGTCAGGTAGGATTTAGTGCTATGGAAATAAGGGGTACTCCGGAAGGAGTAGTTGGTTCAGCAACATTAGCCGATCCCGAAAAAGCACGAAAAGCTATTGAAACTATACTGGATTATCTGGTTAAGTTACATGATGATATTCTGGAAGCTTTCCCACCTGGAAAACTACCTGATGCCCAACTAATGTCGGAAAGACCTAAAGAAGAGATCGAAAAGGTCTTAAAAGGTCCTTTAAATGGTGGTATTAGTATTTACGCTTTAGAATAA